TTATCCGCTACCGGAGAAAAGAACCCACTTTTTGCATGGCACCTCAACATGGATAGCTTGCTTTTTATCCTTGAACTTGCCAAAGAAGAAAAACTGGACAAAATTTATTGGCCCTCTTCCATCGCTGTTTTTGGCCCCAATACCCCAAAAGTAAATACCCCTCAATATTGTGTCAAGGAACCCAATACCGTCTATGGAATCTCCAAACAGGCAGGTGAAAGATGGTGTGAATACTATTTTCAAAAATTCGGAGTGGATGTGAGGAGTTTAAGATACCCCGGTCTGATTGGATACAAATCCCTTCCAGGTGGTGGGACAACAGATTATGCAGTGGATATTTACCACAAAGCGATTGCCGGGGAACATTTTGTTTCTTTTCTTAGCGAGGATTCCTATCTGCCGATGATGTATATGCCTGATGCCATCAAAGCAACTTTGGACCTGATGCATGCACCCAAGGAAAAAGTGCTGATCAGGTCCAGCTATAACCTTTCTGCTATGAGTTTTTCCCCAAAAGAAATCTTCGAAAGCATCAAAGTCCATTATCCCGATTTCACTATTAGTTACCAACCTGATTTCAGACAAGCCATTGCAGATTCCTGGCCCGACAGCATTGATGATTCCAAAGCAAGGGAACATTGGGGCTGGAAACATGACTTTGACCTTGAAAAAATGACCAAGGATATTTTGAAGCATTTGCCCTCTTATTCGTTTTAAACAGCTAGAGACACTCTTTAAGAGTGCCCTAGCTGTTTAAAACGAATAATTTTTTGGATAAGTGAATTCTTTAGTATACGTTATTGGTAGGCATGAGGGATCTTCAGAGGTGCAATTAGACGGTTGAATTACTGATGAAATTCAGAGCCTTCTTGCCAATATTCTCCATTTCCGGAACCTCGAGAGATGCACCGAATCCCGGTAACTATCGGGACAGGACAGGCTTTCCTGCGTCATGCCGGGTGCTCAGATTATGTCATTGGTAGTTTCACCTGTTTTATAATAAATTGAGACCGAAGATGGGAAGTTGAATTAATCCTTTTGTTCCCTTTTGTCCCTTTTGTGGTTCCCAAAACCTACCTTGTCCCTCCTCATTTGCTTCATTACCCTAAATTTTCTAATTTGGATGGCTTAGATTCATGTTCATGCCAAAAAGGAAATTAACTGGTTTTTTGACTGCTGCAATGCTTCTGCTTATTGCAGGGATTCTGGTTTTTAGGCAGTCGGATCAAGTTGATTTCAGCACGGAGGTGAAGCCTATTTTGAATAAAAACTGCATTTCCTGTCATGGTGGCGTCAAGAAAAACGGTGGCTTCAGTGTGTTATTTGAAGAGGAAGCCCTTGCCCTTACCAAATCTGGAGTAGCCGCCATCATTCCCGGAGATCCCAAAAACAGCGAATTGATCAAACGACTGCATGAGGAAGATCCTGAACTGAGGATGCCTTATCACAGGGCATCACTCACAGATGAAGAAATCCAAACCTTACACAAATGGATCAAACAAGGAGCGAAATGGGGCAAGCATTGGGCCTATACTCCTGTAGAAAAACCAAAATTAAATTGGACAAACCAAAAAGCTGGTTTTTCAGATTCAAAAAAACAATATCAAGGGATTGATTTTTTTGTTCATGAAAAACAAAAGGAAAACAAGCTTACTTTTTCAGAAGAAGAAGATTCCAAAAAGTTGTTGAGAAGGGTTTCATTGGACATTACCGGATTACCACCGACTGAAGCTTTACAAAATGATTGGTTGACAGGTAAAATCACTTATGAACAGTTGGTGGACAGACTTTTGGATTCACCCTCATTTGGGGAAAAATGGGCATCTTGGTGGTTGGACTTGGCCAGGTATGCCGACACAAAGGGTTATGAAAGGGATGTTTCACGTACCATGTGGAAATATCGGGATTGGGTAATCAAGGCATTCAATGAAGATAAACCCTTTGACGAATTCACTATCGAGCAATTGGCAGGTGATCTTTTACCTAATCCCACACAGGAACAGTTGATTGCGACAGCTTTTCATCGGAATACCATGAATAATGATGAAGGCGGGACCCAAGATGAGGAGTTCCGGGTCGCCGCTGTGTTGGATAGGGTCAATACTACCTTTGAGGTCTGGCAAAGTACAACCATGGCCTGCGTCCAATGCCATAGTCATCCTTATGATCCATTTAAGCATGAAGAATACTTTCAATTGACCGCTTTCTTTAACAATACCAGAGATGAGGATACCCATGATGAGGAACCCAAGTTGAGGTTTTATGAAGGAGAAGACCTTGAAAAGATCTCATCCATTTTAAGCTGGGTAAATTCCAATGGTAGCCAAAAGCAAGCTGAAGCACTTCATGATTTTTTCAATTTCAGAGAACCCAAGTACCATGCCCACCTTTGCGAGGACTTTGTAAATGGCGAACTGATTGATACCAAATGGCTAGGGCTGTGGCATGATGGTTCCTGTTATTTGCGTAATGTGGATACACAAGGTGCAGATCAATTGTTGATGCATTACAATTCGGGTTTGGACGGAACCAAAATAAGCATTAGAAATGGAGGTCCTGAGGGAGAAATACTAAGTCAGTTTACCATTGACAAAACCTCAAATGTCACTAAATCCTTTCCGTTCAAAAAATTAACAGCTCCAGTTGATCTTTATATTGAAGCAGATAACCCAAAAGCATCCCCACAACAATCCACCAGTGCTGTCACTTGGTTTGCTTTTGTAAACAGCCTGCCCGGAAAAGAACAAAAAGGTTACCAAGAAATAAATGACCGTTTTTATTCAGTCCTGAAGAGCAAAGTCCCTTCGCTGCCTATTATAATTGAAAACCCATCCTTTATGCAAAGGAAAACCCATGTGTTTGAAAGAGGAAATTGGTTGCTTCATGGGGAAGAGGTAAAACCAAAAACTCCTGAAGCATTGAATGCCTGGAATCCTGAATGGCCAAATAACCGCTTGGGACTAGCCTATTGGCTGACTGATATTGAAAATCCTTTAACTTCCCGAACTCTAGTCAACAGGATTTGGGATCAGCTTTTTGGAAGGGGCTTGATCAGCAGCATTGAAGACATGGGTACCCAATCAGAGGCCCCATCCCATCCGGAATTGTTGGATTTTTTGTCCTATAATTTTATGAATGAAATGGATTGGAGCATAAAAAAGCTGATCAAAACCATTGTGCTATCCAAGACCTACAGACAAAAATCAACTTTATCCCCTGAGCTTTATCAACAAGATCCACGAAACAAATGGTATGCGAGGGGGCCGAGAATCAGATTGAGCTCAGAACAGATCAGGGACCAAGCTTTATATGTGTCAGGCTTGTTAAGTCCAGAAATGTATGGCCCCCCCGTGATGCCTTTTCAGCCTGAAGGAATCTGGGAAACCGTCTACAATGGAGAATCCTGGAAGTTAAGTGAAGGGGAAGATAAACATAGAAGAGCAGTCTATACCTTTTTGAAAAGAACCAGTCCCTATCCTTCTTTTATCACTTTTGATGCCGGCAGCAGAGAAGTATGTGTCAGCAAAAGAATTGTGACCAATACACCCTTGCAGGCCTTGGTTACTTTAAACGATCCTGTTTTTCTGGAAGCAGCATTCCATTTAGGTCAAAAAATGAAAAATTATTCCGACAATGATTCTCTTAAGGGAATCGCTTTTGGATATGAATTATGTGTGATATCCTCTATCAGCCAAAGTAAAATGGAGATTTTACATTCTTTATACAAAGAGGCTCTTTCTGAATACGAGAAAAAACCGGAATTAATAGCTGAATTGATTCCCGATGAAGCGAATGAAAATAGTGCTGAACTAGCTGCATTTACTGTAGTAGCCAATGCTTTGTTGAACTTGGATGAATTCCTAACCAAACCCTGACATGAAAAACATAAACCATCTCTTGGCTGAGCTTGAGCAGCAAAGGCTTGAAAAGCAAACACGAAGGCATTTCCTGATGGATTGCGTGAGTAAGGTAGGTGGTTTGGCTTTAGCTCCTTTATTGTTTTCCTGTGGTCTTGGTAGTTCTCAAGAAAAAGTTGGCGCATTGAACTTATCCGAACGGGATTTGAATCCCCTTGCCCCCCTACCGCCTCCGTTTATACCAAAATCGAAATCCATCATTTACCTGCACATGGCAGGGGCTCCCTCCCAATTGGAATTGTTTGATTACAAACCGGAACTGGTAAAATACAACAACCAACCCTGTCCTGAATCACTTCTGGAAGGTAGGAAGTTTGCATTTATCAGGGGCGTACCTAATCTGATGGGGCCTCAGGCCAATTTTTCCCAGCATGGAGAATCCGGTGCATGGGTTTCTGATTTCCTGCCTCATTTCTCAAAAGTAGCGGATGAGGTGGCTTTTCTAAAGGCTGTCCACACCGATCAGTTTAACCACGGACCTGCACAGCTTTTTATGCAGACCGGCAGTCCGAGGTTGGGAAGGCCTAGTTTGGGTAGTTGGGTGACCTATGGTTTGGGAACTGAAAACCAAAATCTACCAGGTTTTGTGGTATTGACTTCAGGAGGCAAAACACCGGATGCCGGCAAAAGTGTTTGGGGAAGCGGATTCCTACCTTCCGTCTACCAAGGCGTACAATGTCGGTCAAAAGGAGACCCTGTTCTGTATTTGGAAGATCCCAAGGGAATTTCACGGGATCTTAAGAAATCCATTATATCTTCAATCAATCAGGTCAATTCGGAGGAATTTGACCATTACGGTGATCCAGAAATTTTGGCCCGGATCAACCAATATGAAATGGCATATCGGATGCAGATAGAAGTTCCTGAGGTGATGAATATCAATGATGAACCTGAGTATATTCACTCTTTATATGGAACCGAACCTGGAAAAGAGTCATTTGCAAACAATTGTTTGCTGGCCAGAAAACTGGTAGAGAAAGGCGTACGATTTGTACAGTTGTATGATTGGGGTTGGGACAGTCATGGGACCGACAAGGCCAATGCCATTGATATGGGTTTTAGGAATAAATGCAAAGAAATAGATAGGCCTATGTCCGCTTTATTGTTGGACCTGAAGCAAAGGGGGTTGTTGGAAGATACTTTGGTAATTTGGGGCGGAGAATTTGGTAGAACCCCTATGCAAGAAAACCGGGAAGGAAAAACCATGGGTTTCAAAGGCCGTGACCACCATGTAGATGCATTTAGCATGTGGATGGCCGGAGGTGGAGTCAAAAAGGGCTCATCTCATGGCCTAACCGATGATTTTGGTTTTTCAGGAATTGAAGGCAAAGTATCCGTACACGATATTCATGCCACCATTCTTCATCTGATGGGATTTGACCACGAAACATTTACGCATGAATTTCAGGGTAGGCCTTTTAGATTGACAGACGTAGAAGGAGAGATCATCAAAGAAATTTTAGCTTAACACCTGATAAATGTTAGATTTTATCATTCCCCTAATTGGGCGATTTCACCCATTGATTGTGCATCTGCCAATAGGTTTTATCCTGATGGCATTGCTACTGATGTATTATCCCAAAAAGGATAAACTCCCCTTTTTACCTGCAATAGAGATCGCCTTGCTGTGGAGTTGCATTACTGCATTTTTGGCTTGTATCAGTGGCTTCTTACTATATACTTCGGAGGGTTATGCATTTGAAACGGTGCAGAATCACTTGATTTTGGGATTGGTTACTGCCTTGATCTGTCTGTTGCTTTTTTTTCAGTTAAAAAAATCCAAAAACTTAAATTCACCCAAAATCCATTTGAATTCAATCATCCTAATAACCTCCTTGATGCTTACAGGACATTTGGGAGGTAATCTTACGCATGGTGAAGCATATTTAGTTGAAGTACTTCCTGAACCTCTGCAAAACGCTTTGGGATATTCAGGTTATGAAGAATTTGAACCGATTGCTTTGGATGAAAATCATTGGGAGGAAGTTTTATTTTATGATCAAATTATTCAACCTGTTTTTAATCAAAATTGCAGAAGTTGCCATAATCCAAACAACACCAAAGGAGGTTTGCTATTGACTTCCAAAGAAACAATTTTGAAAGGAGGAAAAAACGGGCCTGTTATTTCCGAAGCTTCTTGGGAAGAAGGTCAATTGTATCACCGGATTACTTTACCCTTGGACCATGAAGATCATATGCCACCAATGGAGAAAAGACAGCCATTGAAAGAAGAATTGGAATTGATAAAATTTTGGTTGGCATCAGGAGCATCCTTTGAAAAAAATCTCGTAATGGCCGGAGTCACAAAAGAAATGGTTGCTCCTTTTTTTACCAAATCAGTGGTATCAATTTATCCAAAAGTAGAGTTACCCAAGGTTGAAAACAATAAACTTTCCAATATTAGAGAAAAGGGATTTTTTATAGAACCACTGAATGAAGGTTCATCACTTATGAAGGTGAGCTGTGTCAATTTCCCGGATTTCAATGAAGCAAATTTGGAATGGCTCAATGAAATTAAGCAACATATTGTCTACCTTGATCTGAGCAGAACAAAAATAAATGATCAGGTTTTCGAATCTCTTAAAGACTTTGAAAACCTGACCATTTTAAAATTGAATGGTACAAAAATATCCGGTAATGGTTTAGAGTTTTTACAACAATGCAAACATCTAAATCAGGTACATCTCACAGAAACAGGGGTAAGTTGGGAAAATCTGAAATTACTCAACAAACACCCAAAACTTGAAAAGATCTTTGCTTATAAAACCCCCGCCACTGCGCAAAAAGAGGATATTGTGGAATTCACTTTTGAAGTAATGTTTGGGAATTTTGAATTACCGGTTCTACCCACTGACACCGTTACTTTCTAGAGGATTATAATTTCTCCTTTATGACTTCAGGTTCAAAGCCCAAAACTAAACTTCCATCTGGAAATTGAATTATAGGTCTTTTGATCATGCTGCTTTTTTTGCTGAGCAATGCCAAAGCCTCACTTTGAGATTCCAGTTGGGACTTTTCATCATCACTGAGTTGCCTGTATGTCATGCCTTTTTTGTTGATCAACTTTTCGAAGCCCACTTTATCAGCAAACTTTACCAATAAACCTGCATCAGGAGCTTGTTTCTTATAGTCAGTGAATTCATAATCTATCCCCTCACCTTCCAGAAAATCGAATGTTTTTTTCATGGTATTGCAATTCTTGATGCCGTAAACTTTTAATTCCATTGCTTTACTTATTTTAAATTATTTTACCCAATACTGTCAACGACAATCTAAATAAAAAGAATTTACAGTAATTCCTTCAATGCCCGATACTTCGGTCATCGGTCTTCCGTCCTATATTGAGCTTGGATTATACTTTATTGACAAGAATGAACTTAACGATAAGACCTTATTTAAGGATTTCTTTTAACGATTCTTCATTAGCCTGTATTATCTTACCGATCAATTCATCATTCAGCGCAGTAGAAAGGAAAAGGCTCTCGAATTGAGATGGTGCAAGGTAAATTCCCCTTTTGAGCATGGCCTGAAAATATTTCCCGAACAATACAGTATCGGAATGCTTTGCCGATGCAAAATCAAAAACTTCCTTATCTGTGAAAAAGATACTGTACATACTTCCCAAGTGATTGATCGTAAAATTGAGACCTAATTTTTCAACAGAACTTTTAATACCACCTGCAATTTTTTCACCGATTTTATTCAATGTGCCATAAACCTCAGGATGATCATCCAAATAATGTAATATGGTCAATCCGGCTGCCATGGCAATCGGATTTCCTGAAAGCGTACCTGCCTGATACACAGGACCCGCAGGAGAAACAAATTCCATAATTTCCTTTTTCCCTCCATAAGCACCTACAGGCATCCCTCCTCCAATGATTTTACCGAGAGTCGTCATATCTGGGGTTACCCCAAAAAGTTCCTGGGCACCTCCTTTGGCCAATCTAAAGCCTGTCATGACTTCATCAAAAATAAGGACCATTCCTTCTCTATCACAGATTTTTCTTAAGCCTTCCAGATAACCTTCCTTTGGTAAAACAAGTCCCATGTTCCCAGGAACAGGTTCCAATATCAAAGCTGCGATTTCACCCTTATTAGCGTCAATTAATTTTTCAACAGCTTCCAAATCATTGTAGGGGGCCAAAAGCGTATCTTTTGCTGTTCCTTTGGTCACACCAGGTGAATCAGGATTCCCCATAGTAATTGCACCCGAACCAGCCGAAATCAAAAAAGAATCTCCATGGCCATGGTAATGTCCTTCCATCTTGATGAATTTATCCCTACCTGTAAATCCTCTTGCCAGACGGATAGCGGACATGGTGGCTTCTGTACCTGAATTGACCATCCTTACTTTCTCTACAGAAGGTACCATTTGAGTGATCAATTCTGCGATTTCCACTTCTCTTGCAGTAGGAGCTCCAAATGAAGTGCCATTTTCAAGGGCTTTGATAACTGCTTCGCGGATCATTGGATGGTTATGTCCAAGAATCATGGGACCCCAGCTATTAATCAATTCGATATAAGCATTATCATCTTCATCATAGATAAATGCTCCATCAGCTTTTTTTATAAATATAGGATCACCACCCACTGCCCTGAATGCACGAACGGGAGAATTGACTCCTCCCGGTATATAGTTTTTTGCTTTCTCAAAAAGAGATTTACTTTTTATGATTTGCATGAAATTTATTTGGTTTTTAATATCCCACTTTCCAATTCCAAAATAGGAACATATCGATTATTGAAACTGTTCGTAAAATCAAAACCGTAAGAAATTCTACCTGATTGGTAACCTCTTTGGTTAAGATTTTTCCTGAAATCAAATCCTTTTGAAGGATTGATTGTTTCAACTATCCAATAAATCAATTCGTATCCGAGATGCGCGTTGGATGAAGGATAAATCAAATGTTTTTTATAAAAATCAGTTCTGAATTGTATTAAATATTCACTGTTAAAATTCATGGTGTTATTACCCAAAAAAACAAAATTCTGACTTTCCAGCATCTCATAGCTTGCAAAATTAAAATTAAGCCAACTATCTAAGACAACGACAGGAACCTTAATATTTTGGGATTCCATAAATCCAAAGGTTGATGATGCAATATTTGGATCGTCAGATAAAATCACTATTACGTCTGCTTTGGAAAGCGAATCATATCTCAACTGAGTATCATCGAAAAACCTGTTAATGTCCTTGTTGGAAACCTGTCTGTTGAACATATTTACGTATCCAAACCGTTCGCTCGATTCAGCTATCTTTTTGGCCAGCTGCTCATCTCTAACAGTATTGGAATAAGCAATCGCCAACCTCTTTCCTTCCACATTTTTTCTCAAATATTCGATTAAGGCATTGCTAAGCGAAGAAACAGATGGTCTGAATAAATACGCAAATTCCAATTCTCCTAACCTATCATCAATATTAGAAAGTGGATTGACAAACGGAACATTATTTTTTTCTGCAAATGCCATTACTATTTCTGTCTCATCAGGATAAATCGGCCCAATAATCAAATCAACCTGTTGCATAAAGGGGTCAACTAGAATATTTCGGAGTTTATCTAAATCTCTTTGTGTATCAAAGGTTTTGACATTGATTTTTACTCCTTTGTTTTTGAACTCCTTTAAAGCAAAATTTATCCCTTGGAATAACTCAAACACAAAGTTGCCAGAATTAAAGCTTTGGACTCCGCTACCTCCCGAATAATTAAATGGTAGGACCATAGCTATATCCAATACTTGCATATTTTTGTTATTTTCAACTACTGGCTCTCCTGTTGAAATGTTACGCAGTTTTTGGTAAACAAGCTTTTCATCTGATGACATCAAAGACTGTTTTTCCAATTGTTCCTTCAGTACCAATAAGTAACCTGAATTTCTTTGAAATTTACTCAGGTTGGAAACTAAAAAACTAACTGAAACATTTTGAAGGTAATTATAACTGGCCTTTTCAGCCTCGCTGAATATGGATTCATCTAGGATTGTTTCAATCTCCTGAAGAGCATTTAGATAATTTTCTTCTTTAAAATAAGCCAAAGCAAGAAGGTATTTGACTTCATCTTTTTTATTGAAAGACTGTACCTCCAATAATGGCTGTAAAACTGATTTAACCAATTCTATTTGATTATTCTTAAATGCTGAATAGGCAAAATGATATTTCGCATAGTAGGAAAGTGCACCAAAATCACTTTCCTCCATATAGGGTCGTAGCAATTCCATGGCATCCTTATAATTCCCATATTCCATCAATGTTTTGGCTCTTCGATATTCAGCTAATTGATCTTGGGAATAAACTTCGTTAAAAAAAAGCAACAAAATTAGAAGGGAAAATATTCTCATTTATTGGATATCTTGTTGAAAGACTGATTTTTTCTTTATTTCAATCGGCTTCGAATTTAACCCATTTTCTTCCAAAAGAAAAGTAAAAACAACATCCAGTAAAACAAGGAAGATATTTTGGATTTAAGCATGTTCAAAAGGATTCGATTATTTTATAACAATCATTA
This window of the Aquiflexum balticum DSM 16537 genome carries:
- a CDS encoding NAD-dependent epimerase/dehydratase family protein, encoding MERVLIIGAAGQLGSELTQALANIYGGENTIATDINPKSLEKLDFCKTTVLDVMDKNAVRKLVKDENIKQIYHLAAVLSATGEKNPLFAWHLNMDSLLFILELAKEEKLDKIYWPSSIAVFGPNTPKVNTPQYCVKEPNTVYGISKQAGERWCEYYFQKFGVDVRSLRYPGLIGYKSLPGGGTTDYAVDIYHKAIAGEHFVSFLSEDSYLPMMYMPDAIKATLDLMHAPKEKVLIRSSYNLSAMSFSPKEIFESIKVHYPDFTISYQPDFRQAIADSWPDSIDDSKAREHWGWKHDFDLEKMTKDILKHLPSYSF
- a CDS encoding DUF1501 domain-containing protein: MKNINHLLAELEQQRLEKQTRRHFLMDCVSKVGGLALAPLLFSCGLGSSQEKVGALNLSERDLNPLAPLPPPFIPKSKSIIYLHMAGAPSQLELFDYKPELVKYNNQPCPESLLEGRKFAFIRGVPNLMGPQANFSQHGESGAWVSDFLPHFSKVADEVAFLKAVHTDQFNHGPAQLFMQTGSPRLGRPSLGSWVTYGLGTENQNLPGFVVLTSGGKTPDAGKSVWGSGFLPSVYQGVQCRSKGDPVLYLEDPKGISRDLKKSIISSINQVNSEEFDHYGDPEILARINQYEMAYRMQIEVPEVMNINDEPEYIHSLYGTEPGKESFANNCLLARKLVEKGVRFVQLYDWGWDSHGTDKANAIDMGFRNKCKEIDRPMSALLLDLKQRGLLEDTLVIWGGEFGRTPMQENREGKTMGFKGRDHHVDAFSMWMAGGGVKKGSSHGLTDDFGFSGIEGKVSVHDIHATILHLMGFDHETFTHEFQGRPFRLTDVEGEIIKEILA
- a CDS encoding Spx/MgsR family RNA polymerase-binding regulatory protein; its protein translation is MELKVYGIKNCNTMKKTFDFLEGEGIDYEFTDYKKQAPDAGLLVKFADKVGFEKLINKKGMTYRQLSDDEKSQLESQSEALALLSKKSSMIKRPIIQFPDGSLVLGFEPEVIKEKL
- a CDS encoding c-type cytochrome domain-containing protein; the protein is MLDFIIPLIGRFHPLIVHLPIGFILMALLLMYYPKKDKLPFLPAIEIALLWSCITAFLACISGFLLYTSEGYAFETVQNHLILGLVTALICLLLFFQLKKSKNLNSPKIHLNSIILITSLMLTGHLGGNLTHGEAYLVEVLPEPLQNALGYSGYEEFEPIALDENHWEEVLFYDQIIQPVFNQNCRSCHNPNNTKGGLLLTSKETILKGGKNGPVISEASWEEGQLYHRITLPLDHEDHMPPMEKRQPLKEELELIKFWLASGASFEKNLVMAGVTKEMVAPFFTKSVVSIYPKVELPKVENNKLSNIREKGFFIEPLNEGSSLMKVSCVNFPDFNEANLEWLNEIKQHIVYLDLSRTKINDQVFESLKDFENLTILKLNGTKISGNGLEFLQQCKHLNQVHLTETGVSWENLKLLNKHPKLEKIFAYKTPATAQKEDIVEFTFEVMFGNFELPVLPTDTVTF
- a CDS encoding DUF1553 domain-containing protein; this encodes MPKRKLTGFLTAAMLLLIAGILVFRQSDQVDFSTEVKPILNKNCISCHGGVKKNGGFSVLFEEEALALTKSGVAAIIPGDPKNSELIKRLHEEDPELRMPYHRASLTDEEIQTLHKWIKQGAKWGKHWAYTPVEKPKLNWTNQKAGFSDSKKQYQGIDFFVHEKQKENKLTFSEEEDSKKLLRRVSLDITGLPPTEALQNDWLTGKITYEQLVDRLLDSPSFGEKWASWWLDLARYADTKGYERDVSRTMWKYRDWVIKAFNEDKPFDEFTIEQLAGDLLPNPTQEQLIATAFHRNTMNNDEGGTQDEEFRVAAVLDRVNTTFEVWQSTTMACVQCHSHPYDPFKHEEYFQLTAFFNNTRDEDTHDEEPKLRFYEGEDLEKISSILSWVNSNGSQKQAEALHDFFNFREPKYHAHLCEDFVNGELIDTKWLGLWHDGSCYLRNVDTQGADQLLMHYNSGLDGTKISIRNGGPEGEILSQFTIDKTSNVTKSFPFKKLTAPVDLYIEADNPKASPQQSTSAVTWFAFVNSLPGKEQKGYQEINDRFYSVLKSKVPSLPIIIENPSFMQRKTHVFERGNWLLHGEEVKPKTPEALNAWNPEWPNNRLGLAYWLTDIENPLTSRTLVNRIWDQLFGRGLISSIEDMGTQSEAPSHPELLDFLSYNFMNEMDWSIKKLIKTIVLSKTYRQKSTLSPELYQQDPRNKWYARGPRIRLSSEQIRDQALYVSGLLSPEMYGPPVMPFQPEGIWETVYNGESWKLSEGEDKHRRAVYTFLKRTSPYPSFITFDAGSREVCVSKRIVTNTPLQALVTLNDPVFLEAAFHLGQKMKNYSDNDSLKGIAFGYELCVISSISQSKMEILHSLYKEALSEYEKKPELIAELIPDEANENSAELAAFTVVANALLNLDEFLTKP
- the hemL gene encoding glutamate-1-semialdehyde 2,1-aminomutase — translated: MQIIKSKSLFEKAKNYIPGGVNSPVRAFRAVGGDPIFIKKADGAFIYDEDDNAYIELINSWGPMILGHNHPMIREAVIKALENGTSFGAPTAREVEIAELITQMVPSVEKVRMVNSGTEATMSAIRLARGFTGRDKFIKMEGHYHGHGDSFLISAGSGAITMGNPDSPGVTKGTAKDTLLAPYNDLEAVEKLIDANKGEIAALILEPVPGNMGLVLPKEGYLEGLRKICDREGMVLIFDEVMTGFRLAKGGAQELFGVTPDMTTLGKIIGGGMPVGAYGGKKEIMEFVSPAGPVYQAGTLSGNPIAMAAGLTILHYLDDHPEVYGTLNKIGEKIAGGIKSSVEKLGLNFTINHLGSMYSIFFTDKEVFDFASAKHSDTVLFGKYFQAMLKRGIYLAPSQFESLFLSTALNDELIGKIIQANEESLKEILK
- a CDS encoding ABC transporter substrate-binding protein; this encodes MRIFSLLILLLFFNEVYSQDQLAEYRRAKTLMEYGNYKDAMELLRPYMEESDFGALSYYAKYHFAYSAFKNNQIELVKSVLQPLLEVQSFNKKDEVKYLLALAYFKEENYLNALQEIETILDESIFSEAEKASYNYLQNVSVSFLVSNLSKFQRNSGYLLVLKEQLEKQSLMSSDEKLVYQKLRNISTGEPVVENNKNMQVLDIAMVLPFNYSGGSGVQSFNSGNFVFELFQGINFALKEFKNKGVKINVKTFDTQRDLDKLRNILVDPFMQQVDLIIGPIYPDETEIVMAFAEKNNVPFVNPLSNIDDRLGELEFAYLFRPSVSSLSNALIEYLRKNVEGKRLAIAYSNTVRDEQLAKKIAESSERFGYVNMFNRQVSNKDINRFFDDTQLRYDSLSKADVIVILSDDPNIASSTFGFMESQNIKVPVVVLDSWLNFNFASYEMLESQNFVFLGNNTMNFNSEYLIQFRTDFYKKHLIYPSSNAHLGYELIYWIVETINPSKGFDFRKNLNQRGYQSGRISYGFDFTNSFNNRYVPILELESGILKTK